One Micromonospora sp. FIMYZ51 genomic window carries:
- a CDS encoding NAD(P)-binding domain-containing protein — MGAGASGLTAVKNLAEHGFGVDCYERETGIGGAWNWRHDRSPVYASTHLISSRPFTQFPDFPMPDDWPDYPHHSQLLSYFERYADHFDLRRHIWFGTEVVRVEPVADDRWDVTTRSTGGYGPERTSRYAAVLIANGHNWSPKLPRYEGLEQFRGEVMHASSYKDPAQLRGKRVLVVGAGNTGCDIAVEAAQQASRCWHSTRRGYWYAPKYVFGRPADQVNDTLLALRVPLRVRQWLYHRTLRLTVGDLTRFGLPKPDHRVYETHPIANSQLVYYVGHGAITPVPDVARFQPHSVELTDGRRIDPELVVFATGYLPRFEFLDAKILGDDEGVGRPRLWLNAFAPEHPTLAVAGLLQPDSGLFALAHWQTVLFARLLRQRATRPERAAAFAARVRSGAGERYSGPVKESTRHWFEVGHADYLRALERALHDLEGAK, encoded by the coding sequence ATCGGCGCCGGCGCCAGTGGCCTGACCGCGGTGAAGAACCTTGCCGAGCACGGCTTCGGCGTCGACTGCTACGAGCGGGAGACCGGCATCGGCGGCGCCTGGAACTGGCGGCACGACCGCAGCCCGGTGTACGCGAGCACCCACCTGATCTCGTCGCGGCCGTTCACCCAGTTCCCCGACTTCCCGATGCCGGACGACTGGCCGGACTACCCGCACCACAGCCAGCTGCTGTCCTATTTCGAGCGGTACGCCGACCACTTCGACCTGCGCCGGCACATCTGGTTCGGCACCGAGGTGGTGCGGGTGGAGCCGGTGGCCGACGACCGCTGGGACGTGACCACCCGCAGCACCGGCGGCTACGGCCCCGAACGCACCTCCCGGTACGCCGCCGTGCTGATCGCCAACGGGCACAACTGGTCGCCGAAGCTGCCCCGCTACGAGGGGCTGGAACAGTTCCGGGGCGAGGTCATGCACGCCTCGTCCTACAAGGACCCGGCGCAGCTGCGCGGCAAGCGGGTGCTCGTGGTGGGCGCGGGCAACACCGGCTGCGACATCGCGGTGGAGGCCGCGCAGCAGGCGTCGCGCTGCTGGCACTCCACCCGCCGGGGCTACTGGTACGCCCCGAAGTACGTCTTCGGCCGCCCGGCCGACCAGGTGAACGACACCCTGCTGGCGTTGCGGGTGCCGCTGCGGGTACGGCAGTGGCTCTACCACCGGACGCTGCGGCTGACCGTCGGCGACCTGACCCGGTTCGGCCTGCCCAAGCCCGACCACCGGGTGTACGAGACCCATCCGATCGCCAACAGCCAGCTGGTCTACTACGTCGGGCACGGCGCGATCACCCCGGTGCCGGACGTCGCCAGGTTCCAGCCGCACTCGGTGGAGCTGACCGACGGCCGGCGGATCGACCCGGAGCTGGTCGTCTTCGCCACCGGCTACCTGCCGCGTTTCGAGTTCCTGGACGCCAAGATCCTCGGTGACGACGAGGGGGTGGGCCGGCCTCGGCTGTGGCTCAACGCCTTCGCGCCGGAGCATCCCACCCTCGCGGTGGCCGGCCTGCTCCAGCCGGACTCCGGCCTGTTCGCCCTGGCGCACTGGCAGACCGTGCTCTTCGCCCGGCTGCTGCGCCAGCGCGCCACCCGACCGGAGCGGGCCGCCGCCTTCGCCGCCCGGGTCCGCTCCGGCGCTGGTGAGCGCTACTCGGGGCCGGTCAAGGAGTCGACCCGGCACTGGTTCGAGGTCGGCCACGCCGACTACCTGCGTGCGCTGGAGCGTGCGCTGCACGACCTGGAGGGCGCCAAGTGA
- a CDS encoding trehalose-6-phosphate synthase, with protein MRQSSLVVVANRLPIDDSVALDGACEWRRSPGGLVSALHPLLRHTPATWVGWAGGTGPAPALPDVDGVRMHSVPLTRDDLRDHYEGFANATLWPIYHDAVEQPEHHRRWWDAYQRVNQRFAEATAEVAETGAVVWVQDYHLQLVPGLLRALRPDLRIGFFLHVPFPPPELFMQLPRRAELLRGMLGADLVGFQRAQAAHNFAQLATKVLGLPATDRRIAVDGRMVRIGAFPVSIDMAEMSALAGRPEVVDRARRLRHDLGSPDQVILSVDRMDYTKGIEQRLKAYSELLEGGHVKVRDTVLVQVAVPSRERVGQYQILRDRVEREVGRINGEFGRVGEPAIHYLTQPFDRAELAALYRVADVMAVTPLRDGMNLVAKEYVAARVDDAGALLLSEFAGAAAEFGQAYLVNPHDLEGLKQGLLAALRAEPADVRARMRAMREHLREHDIRAWARSYLSALDQSGSLRTRLTGG; from the coding sequence ATGCGACAGAGTTCCCTCGTGGTGGTGGCCAACCGCCTGCCCATCGACGACAGCGTGGCGCTCGACGGCGCCTGCGAGTGGCGCCGCAGCCCGGGCGGGCTGGTGAGCGCACTGCACCCGCTGCTGCGGCACACCCCGGCGACCTGGGTCGGCTGGGCGGGCGGGACCGGTCCCGCACCCGCGCTGCCCGACGTGGACGGCGTACGGATGCACAGCGTGCCGCTGACCCGCGACGACCTGCGCGACCACTACGAGGGCTTCGCCAACGCGACGCTCTGGCCGATCTATCACGACGCGGTCGAGCAGCCCGAGCACCACCGGCGCTGGTGGGACGCCTACCAGCGGGTCAACCAGCGGTTCGCCGAGGCGACCGCGGAGGTGGCCGAGACCGGCGCGGTGGTCTGGGTACAGGACTACCACCTGCAACTGGTCCCGGGGCTGCTCCGCGCCCTCCGCCCCGACCTGCGCATCGGCTTCTTCCTGCACGTGCCGTTTCCGCCGCCGGAGCTGTTCATGCAGTTGCCCCGCCGGGCCGAGCTGCTGCGCGGGATGCTCGGCGCGGACCTGGTCGGCTTCCAGCGGGCCCAGGCCGCGCACAACTTCGCCCAGCTGGCCACGAAGGTGCTCGGGCTGCCGGCCACCGACCGGCGGATCGCGGTCGACGGCCGGATGGTGCGCATCGGCGCGTTCCCGGTCTCCATCGACATGGCGGAGATGTCCGCGTTGGCCGGCCGGCCGGAGGTGGTCGACCGGGCCCGCCGGCTGCGGCACGATCTCGGCAGTCCCGACCAGGTGATCCTCAGCGTCGACCGGATGGACTACACCAAGGGCATCGAGCAGCGGCTCAAGGCATACAGCGAGCTGCTCGAAGGCGGGCACGTCAAGGTCCGCGACACGGTGCTGGTGCAGGTGGCGGTGCCCAGCCGGGAGCGGGTCGGCCAGTACCAGATCCTCCGGGACCGGGTCGAGCGGGAGGTCGGGCGGATCAACGGGGAGTTCGGCCGGGTCGGCGAGCCGGCCATCCACTACCTCACCCAGCCCTTCGACCGGGCCGAGTTGGCCGCCCTCTACCGGGTCGCCGACGTGATGGCGGTCACCCCGCTGCGTGACGGGATGAACCTGGTCGCCAAGGAGTACGTCGCCGCCCGGGTGGACGACGCCGGTGCGCTGCTGCTCAGCGAGTTCGCCGGTGCCGCCGCCGAGTTCGGGCAGGCGTACCTGGTCAACCCGCACGACCTGGAGGGGCTCAAGCAGGGGCTGCTCGCCGCGCTGCGGGCCGAACCGGCCGACGTGCGGGCCCGGATGCGGGCCATGCGCGAACACCTGCGGGAGCACGACATCCGCGCCTGGGCCCGGTCCTACCTGTCCGCGTTGGACCAGAGCGGCTCGCTGCGCACCCGGCTCACCGGCGGCTGA
- a CDS encoding alpha/beta fold hydrolase: MNGERLRVVRGWEWARPVRPVRREVLSVLPEPDEGQPPLLFVPGFGHGAWAYAEHWLGHTAARGFPAYAVSLRGHGGSEPAPEATLRAYAHDVVQVAAGLPRQAVLVGHGAGALVVAHALARYPARAAVLVAPVLGGWATFGAALRRNPLGTLPAIFGGGLRLSRRQLFSRETPDADARRHTTRLGRAARRAQWQLLTGADPEPAVGQPPVLVLGSPDDRVLPPAALTRAARRYGSAPLLFPGMGHDLMLDARWQEPIDAILDWLVKDPTRAEAR; the protein is encoded by the coding sequence GTGAACGGTGAGCGGCTGCGGGTGGTGCGGGGCTGGGAGTGGGCCCGACCGGTCCGCCCGGTCCGGCGCGAGGTGCTCAGCGTCCTGCCCGAGCCGGACGAGGGTCAGCCGCCGCTGCTGTTCGTGCCGGGCTTCGGGCATGGGGCCTGGGCGTACGCCGAGCACTGGCTCGGGCACACGGCCGCCCGGGGCTTCCCGGCGTACGCGGTGAGCCTGCGCGGGCACGGCGGCAGCGAGCCGGCGCCGGAGGCGACGCTGCGGGCGTACGCCCACGACGTGGTCCAGGTGGCGGCGGGCCTGCCGCGCCAGGCGGTGCTGGTGGGGCACGGCGCCGGGGCCCTGGTGGTCGCGCACGCCCTGGCCCGCTACCCGGCCCGGGCGGCGGTGCTGGTGGCCCCGGTGCTCGGCGGCTGGGCGACGTTCGGTGCCGCGTTGCGTCGCAACCCGCTCGGCACCCTGCCGGCGATCTTCGGTGGTGGGCTGCGGCTGAGCCGCCGGCAGCTGTTCAGCCGCGAGACGCCGGACGCCGACGCGCGGCGGCACACCACCCGGCTCGGCCGGGCCGCCCGGCGGGCCCAGTGGCAACTGCTCACCGGCGCCGACCCGGAGCCCGCGGTGGGCCAGCCACCGGTGCTGGTGCTGGGCAGCCCGGATGACCGGGTGCTGCCGCCGGCGGCGTTGACCCGCGCGGCCCGGCGGTACGGCTCGGCGCCGCTGCTCTTCCCCGGCATGGGGCACGACCTGATGCTCGACGCGCGCTGGCAGGAGCCGATCGACGCCATCCTCGACTGGCTGGTCAAGGACCCGACCCGGGCCGAGGCGCGCTGA
- a CDS encoding DUF308 domain-containing protein translates to MSAGGARRGRRDNGLDASEYAVAGDVDPRVGEHLLDVLAAGGIAAYLQPSADLNPVTRTTTVPSRPVDRLYVDRSHLSTARDYLSQLADETGAGRSGEEPDIDAEWDRIVAGFHASPGPGDHPWPAAEDVDDPGSRGSTAAPPRPVPDEPAGPTATDVRRLPYAADISGVSLGRGPRDGDGPSLLDGLDTFGNNLPDDPDADERYVPPPPPPLPRVSKYAVAGVLAVLVGFLLFLFPGLLPADRGVVTLLGFAGILAGFVTLVWRLRPGDEERDPDDGAVV, encoded by the coding sequence GTGTCAGCGGGTGGGGCCCGCCGGGGACGGCGGGACAACGGGCTCGACGCGAGCGAGTACGCCGTCGCCGGCGACGTGGACCCGCGGGTCGGCGAACACCTGCTCGACGTGCTGGCGGCCGGCGGCATCGCCGCCTATCTGCAACCGTCGGCGGACCTGAACCCGGTCACCCGCACCACCACCGTGCCGTCGCGTCCGGTCGACCGGCTCTACGTGGACCGCTCGCACCTGAGCACCGCGCGGGACTACCTCAGCCAGCTCGCCGACGAGACGGGTGCCGGGCGGTCCGGCGAGGAACCGGACATCGACGCCGAGTGGGACAGGATCGTCGCCGGCTTCCACGCCTCGCCCGGCCCGGGTGACCATCCCTGGCCGGCCGCCGAGGACGTGGACGATCCGGGCAGCCGGGGCTCGACCGCCGCACCGCCCCGACCCGTCCCCGACGAGCCGGCCGGACCGACCGCGACCGACGTGCGCCGCCTGCCGTACGCCGCCGACATCTCCGGCGTCTCGCTGGGACGGGGTCCCCGGGATGGTGACGGACCGTCGCTGCTGGACGGCCTGGACACCTTCGGAAACAACCTGCCGGACGATCCCGACGCCGACGAGCGGTACGTCCCGCCGCCGCCCCCGCCGCTGCCCCGGGTCTCCAAGTACGCGGTGGCCGGCGTACTCGCCGTGCTTGTCGGCTTCCTGTTGTTCCTCTTCCCCGGCCTGCTGCCGGCGGACCGGGGCGTGGTGACGCTGCTCGGCTTCGCCGGCATCCTCGCCGGCTTCGTCACGCTTGTGTGGCGGCTGCGCCCCGGCGACGAGGAACGCGATCCCGACGACGGCGCGGTGGTCTGA
- a CDS encoding endonuclease/exonuclease/phosphatase family protein: protein MTPPGVPLRVLSYNIHGQRDDTAALAEVVRAASPDVLVVQEGPRRFRWREKSATLAASFGLVVAAGGLPSLGNLLLTSLRVRVTGTRCRRFPLTPGRHLRGAAYADCLVAGTARFTVAGSHLSTDAAERPGQAELFKRDLEAAEHPVIAAADLNEEPGGPAWSVVARGLTDAAVVADRADRLTYSCADPRRRIDAFFVDPRLTVVDYDVLDTPLTRRASDHFPVLVDLLLPTDA, encoded by the coding sequence GTGACCCCACCCGGCGTGCCGTTGCGGGTGCTCTCCTACAACATCCACGGCCAGCGCGACGACACCGCCGCGCTGGCCGAGGTGGTCCGCGCGGCCTCGCCGGACGTGCTTGTCGTCCAGGAGGGACCGCGCCGGTTCCGGTGGCGGGAGAAGTCCGCCACGCTGGCCGCCTCGTTCGGCCTGGTGGTTGCCGCCGGTGGGCTGCCGTCCCTGGGCAACCTGCTGCTGACCAGCCTGCGGGTGCGGGTGACCGGCACCCGGTGCCGGCGTTTCCCGCTCACCCCGGGCCGGCACCTGCGCGGCGCCGCGTACGCCGACTGCCTGGTGGCCGGCACGGCCCGGTTCACGGTGGCCGGCTCGCACCTGTCCACCGATGCGGCCGAGCGGCCCGGCCAGGCCGAACTGTTCAAACGCGACCTCGAAGCGGCGGAGCACCCGGTGATCGCCGCGGCCGACCTCAACGAGGAGCCGGGCGGGCCGGCCTGGTCCGTCGTCGCCCGTGGGCTGACCGACGCGGCGGTGGTGGCGGACCGGGCCGACCGGCTCACCTATTCCTGTGCCGATCCCCGGCGGCGGATCGACGCGTTCTTCGTCGATCCGCGGCTCACCGTCGTCGACTACGACGTGCTGGACACCCCGCTGACCCGCCGGGCCAGCGACCATTTTCCGGTCCTGGTCGACCTGCTGCTTCCCACCGACGCCTGA